Part of the Fusarium verticillioides 7600 chromosome 10, whole genome shotgun sequence genome is shown below.
TTGATGGAAGATGGCCTAAAGATGCACTATCGAATCTCGCTGCCGTGTTTTGTTCCAGGACCTGGTGAGACATCAACCGCCCCGCGATTTAGTGCGTTGCTAGGCTGTAAGCTCTGTGAATTAGTTGACAGCTCCCCATGCATGGAACCTTTGAGCAGAACAACGGCCATCATTTGCCGGGCCCTCAGCACAACAATCAGCCATTCTTACAGGGATTCGACGGTCGTTTTTTGGTTGCCTGAAAGCTGACTTTCAGGTGGCTGGCTGATTGACCAAACGAGCACCGTGCATATCAGCTAAGACATGGCTTCACGCGCTACAGCGCATTTCGTCTTACGTAGTGCGAAACCCGTCCCCGACATTTTCTATAGCAACAGCCCGCTCCATGGACGGGGCAATTGGTAACACAGGCGATAACGATGGCGGTCTGGAAATGATCAACATCGAGTTGGATTGGCTCTATCCGTCCGTATCTGTACTATCTATTCCGTACTCTCGGGGCCAATGCCTAGCGCTtaagccaagccaacgaTCTTGAGCGCGTCTTGCCAAAGTCGAGCCTCACGCTCTGGGTCATATATATGTGGTGCATACCCTTTGCCGAAGTGAGGATCAATCTGCTTAGCTGGAGGCGCCTCCTGGCAATCCTCCAAATATTTCCCTCCAGCGTTTTCCCACTGCTTGCCGATAGCCGCCCAGACTGTCGTCGCAGCTCCCTGCTCTgggctcttcaacatcttcttaGCCGTGTCGCTACTAGCGAGAGGCTGAAGGACCTCCGGGGGAATATTTCTCGTAAGCTCGGTCATGATGCCTCCGGGATGAACGCTTGTCGCATGCAAACCCTGAGAACCGTATCGACGGTCTATCTCATTGGCGAGGTAGGCATCAGCCGTCTTGGATTGACCATAGGAGAGCCATGGGTCGTAACCGCCCTTCTGGAAGTTATAGTTGTCGGATTGGTTGATGCTGCTATGCTGGtgtgctgatgaagaaagaacaaCGACTCTAGAGTTAAGCTCGGGAGTGACGGCCGCCAGTAAGGCtggcttgagaagctcgaagaacaagaagtgGGCGAGGTAGTTGACTCCGAACTGCATCTCATGGCCATCCTTGGTAAGCTCAAGTTCTGGGACAGCCATGCAACCAGCATTCTCAACCAGAATGTTGATATTGTCGGTTTTATCCAAGATACTCTGGGCGGCAGTACGAACACTGTCAAAGGAAGTCAGGTCGAGCTCAATGAACTCCATTCGACTGGCATCAAAGAATTCTGCACAGGctttctttgccttgtcCAGGTTTCTTGCAGTCAAGAACAATTTGGCGCCAGTTTCTGCAAGAGCTCTGGCGGTCTCGATTCCGAtaccagaagaagttccGGTAATGACGATCACTttgcccttgagcttgcctTCGACACCCtcgtctttgatgatctggaggGCAGTAGGTCTGGCGTCGCCAGGACCCTGAGTGTCTTCATGTGCGGCAGCGTATCGAGACATTTTGTCTTGGAATatgagatggagatattGAGAGATGAATGCTGTGATGTGAAGGGAGCTTGGAGGAGATTTGATTCCTCAAGCTCGTAGACAAAGGCATGACTTAAGTACTTGATTCCGTCACAGTTTCCTACAACGTTTGATGTTGCGACTAAACTTACAGGACTTTAACTCCGACGTGCCAATCAAACCACTCAGATACAGAAGCGATGCACGCACGACAATGACAAGGTTTAGGCTTTCGACGACTGCCGCTTAATTCCGGACCCCTAGCTGCGATCATGATGCATCATGGGTGACAGTTTCTACCTGATTGAGTTAGCGTCGGAGTTTGGGGGTTTGGCGGAGTTCGACCCTTTGTCAGCTGGCTGACGTCTTTTTCCTTTATGAGACTGGCATATATCTCAGTGTCGTGGACGACTTCTTTATCCTTCCTTGGTTACGCCATTTTAATCGTTTCATCCCCACATTAAGCTCGTGACAGCAGCAATGGAGACCACTACCAACGACCAAGAGCGCAAGGCTCGTAAGCGGGCACAGAACCGGCTGAATCAGAGAGCACGGAGTATGAAACCTTATCTCCGCTGAGCTGCATTGATACTAAACATGATCATAGGGGAGCGtttgagaaaagaaaaagaagatgggaatgggCTGGGCAAACGACCTTATCGAGTTGACCGCTGGAGGATCGGTACAGACGCAAacaatgaagaagaaccCAAGACTGCTTCAACCAAGAATATGGAGCTacccagagaagaagaacagtcACAATCGCAGCAGATTATCATAGCAGACCAACCTAGCTCCAACTTGGCTGTGGCCATTCCTGTTGaccatcgccttcttcacctcATCAGCTACAATGTTTGCCGAGGCATGATGACCAACAAGAAAATGATGAGACTGTTTGCAGAGTTCATCACAGCACTCGACTTCCCAACACTGGAACCCCAGTCAAAGACATACTGCGAAATTGCCGTCGTTCGATCTATTGATCGAGAACATCTACCACTACCAACTCGCCTTGAACCTACTCAGGTCCAGATGACCTCGCCACATCCTTGCTGGATCGATGTCTTCCCGTTCCCAGAACTAAGAGATAATCTCATTCGGAAGCAACTCATATATGATCACATACAGTTTCTGGAGGATTTGGTCGGTGATTACGTGTACAAACTTCCTCCTGCAGTACCGTCAACAAGGTGCATTGTACCGCAATTCACAAGCCTAAAAGGAGGAAATCTCCCAAAGGAAAATGCTGGAATGATCTTATGGGGCGAGCCACATCTCAGTGAGAGCTGGGAAATTACTCCAAGCTTTTTGGCAAAATGGTCATGGTTAATTGGAGAGTGCAAGGATCTTGTTCATGTTTCTAACAACTGGAGACAGAGTCGAGGGGACCAACCGTTGCGATCTGTCCGTGTTTCTTGATTAGGAATTGGgcacagaaagaaagaaatgcaaaaagaagagcttgatgagactgggactcgaacccaggaggattgctccaccaggaaTTGGTGTTAAGGTTGACCTTAACCTggcgccataaccaactcggccatctcaccGATTTGCTTGATGACAAAGCATTTATCGGAAGTTTTGACCAGCGCACGACAGAATGCTCATGACGATCTTCTGCTGAATTACTTCTGGTTGTCTTTGTGAGAAATTGTTGAAATCGAGATAGCATTCAATCACTATCTGAGGCTTTGCTCGTGCTTTGCTCGTGAAGTTGGGATGATGTAACTAGTCCCAACCTCGTAGCAATTTGACTGCTTTCTACCTGCACTACCCTCGAGAGCCATGGACCTGTCTCCAAGCCTGACGGTTCAGAAATTCTCAAAGAGATACCTCATTCCAGCCCAGATCTCCTCACCAGACTCAACAATCTGCTTCGGTGGAAGAACAAACCCATTGCCCCTCAGCCTCTGGGGCCGAAGTTCCATTCCCCAAGCAAGCTCTGCCCCAGCAACATCATAAACCCAGTCACTGCTTCCACCTGAAGTCTGATAGATGGTCTGACAAGTTGGACCGCAGTAAAAATCCAAGTCGTTGACCTGCTTGATAGCATCTGCAACGCCGCCAGCAAGATCCATCTGTTCGTTGATATCGGTGATGTTGGCGTCGCAAGTGTAGCCATACGGCAGGAGAATTAACTGGCTGAAAGAGTGAAAGTCGATGTAAGACTTGATGCCATTCTTCTGCGCAACTGACTTGGTATGCTTGACCAGAGCCTTGTTTTCGGGAGTATCGCCAGCCTTCATGCCGCGATATGTCTCGTTGCAATTATCAGTGGAGGAACCCCCGGGGATATCCCACTCATGAGGCCAGTTTCGGTTGAGATCGGTGCCAATGCATTTCTTACCAGCTCGCTTCTGACGGTTCTTTCGCCACAACCGGTCGTCGGTTATGGTATAAACGAAGCCTACGAAGCAGTCAGCACCGTGTTCCACGTTTCAAAGAAACCCTTGGGGACTCACCGTCAGGATTCGCGATCGGAATGATGTAGATGTCGTAGTTGTTGAGTGTATCTCGAACAAGGCGATCCTTATTCTGGTAACCTTGGACAAGCTTCCACGCCATGTACTCGACGGTCTGTGAGAAGGGTCAGAATACTACAAAGTTCTGCTGAACTGGATATCTGTTACCATTCCGCTGATCCACTCGCGCGCGTGAGAGTTCGCATGCCAAACAATGGCAGGGTTTCTTCCCTTATCGCCTTTGCCCCAGAGGTGAATGCCTTGGATCTCTCTGTTCTGTACGGTCCTACCGGCTGTGAAGACCTCAGAGTTCTCGGGGAACGAGGCTTGCAAATCGGAGAGAAactgttggtgctgctcGAAGCTATGGTAGGACTTGAAGTAAGATTTATCAGGTAGCTTCGCCTTATCGCCAGGAAGTTTGGTGGTAGCTACCAACCATCAATAATGAATCTACAAGGTCACTGAGGTTACTTACCCTTGTATAGCCCAAAGCTCCCTTCCTGTGCGATCTCAGCGCCCAAGTTGTCGCTGACAACGGCGGTTTTCAGGCCAAGACGTTTGAAGGCATCAAGTTTTGCAGGAGGAATGGCGACCTCAAAAACGTCGTGATTTTGCCCGCAGCTCAGCGAGACGTGATCGATGCCTTTGAGGAGGCTGGTAATATCCTTGTCGGACGGGCGGGCGGTGATGGAGAAGGCTTTCCAGCCATCATATGACACCTTGGCCGCAACAATAGGCAGCAGAAGCCCCGCGTATATAGTACTGAACAGCATATCGAGGAAGTTTGCTGTTGGCGAAAGTCGCTGGAGATATGTTGAGTAATATGCTTCAGTTTGAGTGAGATAACTCCTGTTGCCCTCCTTTATACTACTTGAGAGACTCTGACAAACTTATACGAAAGCGGATGAATTTCCAGGATTATGATTCATGGGCCGTGAATCATCACGGCTTCCGAGCACTTGGCTGCCTCGAATGTTGGACAGGTCACAATAATCGACCGCATTATGTGGAGTGCCTATCACTGATTCATGTGTTTCGACTGGAGGAAATAACAGTTGTCATAGATGTGTGGCCGGTCATTCTATGAATAGCAGCTAGGTCTCACAATTATCAGACTTCGGCTTTGATTGTTCTGTTGGTAGGTGCCTAGACAGGGGCATCGGACGAAA
Proteins encoded:
- a CDS encoding hypothetical protein (At least one base has a quality score < 10) is translated as METTTNDQERKARKRAQNRLNQRARRERLRKEKEDGNGLGKRPYRVDRWRIGTDANNEEEPKTASTKNMELPREEEQSQSQQIIIADQPSSNLAVAIPVDHRLLHLISYNVCRGMMTNKKMMRLFAEFITALDFPTLEPQSKTYCEIAVVRSIDREHLPLPTRLEPTQVQMTSPHPCWIDVFPFPELRDNLIRKQLIYDHIQFLEDLVGDYVYKLPPAVPSTRCIVPQFTSLKGGNLPKENAGMILWGEPHLSESWEITPSFLAKWSWLIGECKDLVHVSNNWRQSRGDQPLRSVRVS
- a CDS encoding alcohol dehydrogenase; this translates as MSRYAAAHEDTQGPGDARPTALQIIKDEGVEGKLKGKVIVITGTSSGIGIETARALAETGAKLFLTARNLDKAKKACAEFFDASRMEFIELDLTSFDSVRTAAQSILDKTDNINILVENAGCMAVPELELTKDGHEMQFGVNYLAHFLFFELLKPALLAAVTPELNSRVVVLSSSAHQHSSINQSDNYNFQKGGYDPWLSYGQSKTADAYLANEIDRRYGSQGLHATSVHPGGIMTELTRNIPPEVLQPLASSDTAKKMLKSPEQGAATTVWAAIGKQWENAGGKYLEDCQEAPPAKQIDPHFGKGYAPHIYDPEREARLWQDALKIVGLA